CGAATCGCATGGTCTCGCGCGCCTCCGACCATAATACATCAATTAACGCCCCCGAAACAATAGGCATCGATAACCCAGCAGGAATATTCATTGAAAATTCGCTCGCTCTGTTGAATCGTTCTTTCAACATTTTCACCATTTATCCGAACATTGCAAACACACCGTGAAAACTAACGATATAACATATaaagtaaaaaattatttaaaatatcgaaGGAAATGTTTATGTTAACTGTGCGGTCTAGGGCCGCGAGAGTCCAGTATCGAAAATTTTGTCATTCGACGGCTCCGCTTTTGGATACAGTGTTTGTTCTTATCATAGAACGCCGTGATATCGGAAGAACTTTAGTCCCGATAGCCGAGATAAGACGACCTATTTTATTctgtacaataaataatattcctGCATCACAGTATGGCTGGGCATTCGCGTAATTGAGAACCGTAATCGTATCGTTGAATATCTATACACACGTTGATCCTTTATCGATGTTTAAAATGACAAATCTAGTATACGTTAACTGTCGAAAAGCATGCTAATTTTTGGTATTCTTCTCTTTTTCAGTGGCGCCGGAACGAAAGTTCTCGCAAGCAATTTTCCTATTCACACCCGCGTGGAggatatagaaacgttattcgGAAATTGTGGTCAATTGCAGTCTGTCGAGAAGCTTTCATCACGTGATCCGAACACGCAAACAGTTCTTGTTGTCTATGAGACGCCAGAACAAGCGCAGCAGTGAGTAAAATCGTACTCTTCATCGCTAGTAAAGCCAAACGCGTGCGAAACTAACTCGGCCGAACCAACGGGAACATAATGTGTCGGTCGAACAGTCGTCGTCGATTGTGCGAAATTTGAATTTCAATGAAACAGAAAAATTGTTGAGATTATTGATTCCTCGATCGCATTCTCCTTCTACCAAAAAGCTTCTTTCACGTACCGTTCCGTCGCGAAACTGCATTTTCCAGTCGTGAAATTCCGCAACGACGTCCAGCATTTACGAATCAACTGATTGGTATGCTCATTACCAAATGTGTCACACTCTTCGCGCTTGTTTCACCGGCAAACGTGCCATCGGCACCGTTCGGACACGCTCGCGGTCCTCGGCAGGGTCTAAACAGAGTGTCCTACATTCGAGCATCCATAATTCACGAACATTTTTTTCCCATTTATAGAGCCGTGAGCCAGTTTAATGGCCACGAATACGAGGGCAGTGCGTTAAAAGTGGAAATGTCTGCGGCGGAAAGCAGACGTAGAGGACGGAGCCAGCGCAGCGGGGTTGCCTACTCCGGAGTATCCGGTTCCGGAAGGCAGACGGACTTCCCGCTTCGTATTCTTGTACAATCGGACATGGTGGGTGCCATAATCGGCCGTCAAGGATCAACCATACGACAAATTACACAAATGACCAGAGCCCGCGTTGACGTCCACCGGAAGGACAATGTCGGTGCCGCTGAGAAGGCAATTACCATTTACGGTAATCCGGAAAATTGTACGAATGCTTGCAAAAAGATCTTGGAAGTTATGCAACAAGAAGCAAACAGCATAAATAACAAAAGGTAAGAACGTCCACGCGTTAACGTAAATTTTTGGAGGAACACTAAATCCATCTCTACATCTCTTCTTCATTAATCTGGTCCTAAACAATTTCTCGTTCTGTCCCTTGATAGCACTGAGATCACTCTCAGGATCCTTGCTCATAACAACTTAATCGGCCGAATGATCGGGAAGGGCGGTACCACAATCAAGAGAATCATGCAGGACACGGATACGAAAATTACTGTGAGCAGCATAAATGACATCAATAATTTTAATGTCGAACGCATTATCACAGTGAAGGGTAGCATCGATAACATGAGCAAGGCCGAATCGATGATCTCCAATAAATTACGTCAAAGTTACGAGAATGATCTCCAGGCATTGACTGTGAGTATTAACATCGTAGTTGCTAGACGGAGAGAACTTTACGATACGGTGAACGTGGAGCTAACTTCGAATGATTCTGTTCCAGCCACAAAGCACAATGTTCCCGGGTCTTCACCCAATGGCCATGATGTCAACAGCCAGCATTGGCTACAACTCTCGTGGTCCCGCTTTGTACGGATCGGGTCATATCCCGTATCCGTACCAAGCAAGCTTGCCCACTCAACAGGGCGTCCCCGCTGCCGACACTCAAGAAACTGTATTCCTTTACATTCCTAACACTAGCGTAGGCGCCATTATCGGCACCAGGGGTTCATACATCAGAAACATGATTAGATTCTCCGGAGCGAGCGTGAAAATTGCGCCTCTTGAGCAAGACAAGCCTGCAGAGCAACAGACTGAGAGGAAGGTGACAATCGTTGGATCGCCGGAGTCTCAATGGAAGGTAAGCCGGACGCGATGATACTACTTGCAAAATCAAGTTTGTGCATACGATGGGAACAAGGAAGAGTTTTAAACCTTTTAGTGCCATGCGAAAAAGAGGTGCCTATGCGAGAATAACCGACCGAATTTCACGGTTTTACTAGGGTTTGGGAAAATGCTCATAAAAACcaaacaagaaacaatatttacGTGATTCAAAAAGCTGTAAATTAAGGACGAAATAGAGAGCAAAACAATGACACTAGATTTTCTatattcattgaaaattatataaataacaaaggtataaaagatcataaagaaagtaaaagtcCAGTTCTCTTTTTTACAAAACGTATTTGCACATACAAAAAGTCATCCTTTCATCATAATTTCATATAGATCATTTATGACAAAGTATATACTTTGCATTTCTGATCTATTTTGTAacaagataaataatattacataacaaacataaaaaataactcgaaggtacatggtaagcgccggacggattatctcttccgaaatatgtaattgttataggtaatataacattgctgaaacaaaattgttgtcataaatatatttgtgatataattttgcataatacttcattataatataaatatttatatttatatttatatattataaatgtgtaaaattttgATATTATAAAGCGCTATAAGGCGCGGGCCGATATATCTGCTCTGGCACTTCTCGCCAGTGCAGCAaaagccgatatatcggcctccggcactaaaagggttaaggtGTGCTTTGCTTTTTTGATATGTTGCGGAGGACCAAAAAATAAgggatacttttttttttttatattggcACAAGTCTATTTTAGATGGAATACGAAAAATCGTTTAAAGATTGTTGAAGGATTATTATTAAACTTGTTATAAACTTAATTTGTAGAATATCTGGGTGAGTGAATACTGCTCTTGTCATCAGTCAGCCTTGACACAGGGTAAAATACAATGCATATTCCAACAAGTTATTGCATGATAAGAAATTAATGAGCATATGATCGTCTACCTTTGGTGAGGGGTATACCACTCCCGACTATGATAAACTACATTTACTTTAATAATGGTCCATCAAAATCAAGTAAAGATTATTTCTTGACTTCCAAATGATGACGATTGTTACCCGTTGTCTCGCTTGTTATACACTTGATAACCTcacatttttgttttatttcttACACTTTTACTTTCAATTTGCACtttcaaaaataatttaatacatatcttttttgaataatattattcttgttAACGAAGCATGCACTTATTCAGAACACAATTTTCAAGAAATAATGTTTACTTGAATTTGATCGGCCCCTATTAAGGCAAATGTAATTCACCACAATCGGGGGTGGTTTACCCCTCGGATAGGGTGGAAGGTCATAAATACACTAATTTGTTATCAAACAATAATTTGTCTGAGATTTCTTCAAGATGATATGAACTCTTTGCAGGTTTCAAATCTTTTAAATGTACATTGAAACGATTAGGGGTAGTTCACGCCGTGTCAAGGGTGACTGACAACAAAAGCAGTATTCATCTATGCAGATATGCtacaaattaaatttttataacgAGTTTGATAATAATTCTTGAACTAACTTTAAACGATTTTTCGTATTCCATCTTATTAACTTCGAGGGGTGGTTTCTCCCCCTAAATATGAGATTGAGTCGGTATAAAAAAATACGTATCCCTTTTTTTTAGGCCTCTATAACATATTCAAAAACTAAAGCAACCGAAGGCCGACACCTAAAAATCCTTCCTCGTAAGTGTTGTTGACAATTCATATGACAATTAGTCGCACGCTCATAGGATATAGTGAACCACCTGAAATTTTAAATGTAAAGTCTACTGTGGCTCAGTGGCTAAGGCGATTGCCCAATTAGagtgaataaattaaatatcaGAATTTTACACTAAACGTTCCCGTACCAAGTAATGTAAAAGTATAACCACTTTTAGCATGTTTTACAAAGTAATTGTAATATTGGTTTTCGGCGTGCCCGTacaaattaaatcaaattaaattaaataaaagaagaaaacgGTAACAAAATGTGCGTATGTGCGCAAGTTGGTTCCGTTTACATTACCTTCGACAAAATTTTTGTCTAACATATGAATATACGTATCTCAGCTATCTTATGCAGTTAAATAGTTAAACCGAATGGTCTGTGGTACATTTTCAGGCGCAATACTTGATCTTCGAGAAGATGCGAGAGGAAGGATTCGCTTCCGGTGCCGATGACGCTAGACTAATGATTGAAATCCTAGTACCAAGCGCCCAAGTTGGCCGAATCATTGGTAAAGGCGGACAAAATGTTCGAGAATTGCAACGCGTGACAGGGAGTGTTATTAAACTATCAGAACAACAGTCTACGTCTCCTTCTGCCGACGAGGAGGCCACAGTCCACATAATCGGCCCATTCTTTTCTGTGCAGGTAATCCACGCGTACATCTGCCTTCTTTGTTCTACTTACATACAATTTGATGAGCGAGTTATTTcgctaataatattaaaaaagctCTCCATTTGTTGTTCGATGCATTTGCAACGTTTAGAACACGGTCACATCTAATCTGTAAAGAAAACAATAAAGTTCATTTAGAACACGGAATGTAAGAAATTGTTCGAAAGCTGTTGATTGTTATACAACTGTCTTAAAACAAATTCTTCAAAGTGAGTTACTCAATGTAATTAACAATAGTACTATCAAAATCAGTTAAAACAACTGGTTATTCATTCGCGGTCAGTGAAATTATACAAACGTTcctataaaacattttttgatcAGCTTCTTCGCTGCTAGTTAAATTAGAAAAGTGACTTTTGTAGAATAAAATAAGACAACAGCAATTTgttataaatgaacaaatgaaattaaTTACGACTTTTACGCATTAACAGTCTGCCCAGAGGAGAATAAGATCAATGGTGTTACAACCGAGTGCATCTGGAGCAGGTGCTGCGTCACGCGCAGGACGCGGGAGCAGCCAGGAAGGTGGTCCTCGTTCCAGAAGAGACGGTAGTGCCACATCTCAGCAAGGTGGCGCGACAACGCAACAAGCGTTGAGCTCATCTCCTAGCCAGCAACAACCACAAAATCAGTAACATAACTGAGACATTTCCTGACGCAAACGCTAGAATCCGTTTTATTCGCCGGGGTGGCCTCGTCGCTTTGACATTCTCTCGTCTACGAGAGGCTACGTGCCACAACCTCCTTCTCGCGGGGCACGTATCCTTCGAGATTACTCGCAGAGCGGCCGAGCGATGCGCGCACTGCATCCGTGGGTCACGCGCGAGACTTTTCCATCGATATTGTGACGACTGCCACATAACAGTAGCCGATACAAATTCAAAATCATCCATTTGATTTGGGGATCGATAGCCGGTCGAACACAGAGCTTACGATCGATGGCGTGTTTCTTTCAGTCTTTTttggttttttattttttgaaatttcttGCTTGTATTTTGTTTTCGTTTCGGTTTTCTCTTTTTGGTCGGATTTAACAGTACAAATACACGGTTACTTttacattacaataaaaaaaaaaggggAACGCTTGGTGTAATCCTGATTATTCGCACTAATGGCGCCCATCGATCGTAGCCATCCATTGTCGCGTCGCGTTTCTCGCGCCTCGAAGTGCAATTACGCGAGCGAACGCGACGCGGGCGacgtctgtgtgtgtgtgtgcgtgtgtgtgtgcgtgtgcgtgtgcgtgcaTGAAGAACCAAATGGAGGAAGCGCATGTCTCTTCGTAGAGAAGAAAGTCACACGCGAGACGATGTGAGAGATGACACGAGTTCGTTCCCTGACATCGCGttcgtttttcttgtttttctttcttGCTTGTCGAGCAGGCTAACCTTGAGAAGTTCAATTTCACTGGTCGAGAGATGAACGTCCGCCAATCGTACCCAGAAGAACACAGACAAAACAGGTTCACAGACAGCTCTCTCACCTCATCTACGCGCGACAACGTGCGTTTCGTCGCGAGTTCACTCGATCGGAGTCGAAGCGACGGGAAACACTCGaacaaaatcaattttttttcttgTCATCGTATTCTATAGATCTGGTTTCATCGACGAAGTGGATCTATAGAATACGCTGATAAgggaaaaaaaacaaaacataaGCAACCTTATTACCTCATTCATTAACGGTTAAAGATTTAAGTAATGATAATGAAAAGCGGAAGAGAGAGGAAGGATGATGAAAACCAACCACTCTAATGAGAATGTATAGTTTGTTTACTTTTTCCTTCCTTTCTCGGTCCGCTTCTCATTATCGTTATCATCTAATGCAAATGTAGATGAAAGAAATCTACTTAATATTaaagttataataatatacgaaGAAATAGAGAATGGGAGGGACAGAGAAAATAAGTAACGATTACACTTACATTATACATGTTACTGATACTGCTAATAAAACTACTTACTATTACTACTTACATTCTGCCGACTACAAGATAGCGAACGTGAGTCGCGTCGTTTCCGGTGATAATCGCTCGATCATTACTCGCTGCGGCGACACGGTTCATCTCGTGATCTTGCACCATCGAGGAAGActgttttttctctttttttgttTGCTTGTACAAGAAAAAAAAGGGTGAAAACGTGCACAGGTTTTTTCATACAAACAGAATTCCCAGACAATTGCGAGTACGAATAGTTCAGGGAACACTTCTAATTAACACTTAATTAAAAGTGTCCCGTGTTAACTAATCGAAAACTGTCTACAGTTTAGTTTTAGACGTAAGCCAATAAAGTTTTCAAAGCAGACACTCTTCAGCCCCCCAAAACCCCCCAAAAAGGGCGATCGCCCACGCTCCCCTCTTGCGCCTTTATAATACCAAAGAAGCGATTATGAGTTCTTTTCGTATTAGTGAAGTGAAAACGCAAGTTCCTTGTAAGAGCCAACACAGCGCGAGGGGGGGTCGCGGTGTCAGAGACGCTACGCAACCAACGGGGAATCGGCGAGTGGTTTATTAATGTCGGGACACACAACAATATAATATGAAACTGATGTAAAATGACAGAGGAATAAGAAGACCACCATAACGAGAGAATGAAAGGGAGACGAACAAAGACGTCATCGGGTCGCTTTAGCTGAGAAAGGGAAAGTGATTGATTGCGTCTGAACCAGGAAACAGCAGATGGATTACAAAAGTCATGCGTTCGGCGAACGCTACAGAGATTATGCTCGCGATATTTGTCCGCACCGCTACACGTTTGTCGTGCTACGAGAAGGACGTTCGATGGAGAATGAAAAAGCGACCTTTCAAGGCATAAACGTGCTCGAGAGAAGCGGTAGCGATGAGCCCATTTCTCCTAACATGTCTTCTGACATGGCGGTCAGAAGACGTATTAGGAAAAATGGATTAGAAAGCGAAGCGACAAAACTTATCAGGGATTTTTACTTCGTCGTGGATGTAATAGTGTGTGAATGCATGTGTTAAGAAATACTATTAATTGATAAGCAATTAATTTACTGATTAGGCATATATAAACGACAAAGGGAAACGCAGAATTTAGGCTTATCGAGAGATCTGCCTAAATTTCGCGAACACGGAGATGAGCGGTGGGAGGTGCAGACCGATCTTCTTCGATCTCTAATGATGTGATCCAAAGATACCGATCTTCTTCATCTCTTAGCCGCTCGCGCGTGCGTATATCGCAAGCGAGTTGCCGGGAGGAACCGGTTGGAGGACACGAACCCTTACGAAACTCTCAGCTGTCGACGATCGTTTTGTAAATTCTGTAATTGTTCCGAGATCTTTTCCATTTTGATTTGCCCCGTTTTGATTACGATACGTAGGATTATATAGTTGGTGGTGAAGGATTAGAGTAAACGAAAGAAAACTCGCAGCGATATCGCGGCACTCCGGTGTACGCGCGAACGCTTCAGTCGGTCTTTTCGTTCGTCGCTCGCGAAGATGTATGGAAGTCATCTATCAGAATCTAGACTTCACCTCGGCAGACTGTGCCGATCACAGACGCTCTGCCGACGGGACTCGGAAGTTCAGCTAGTcttcgtttattcgtttatgCGACCGGAGAACGAATCAACCGAGCCGAGCGTGCAGCATCGATCGCGATCAGCCCGCTCGAGGACGATCGAGGAATTGATGTTTTTCTCAACTGTAACCGTTTCCAAGCAGAATATATAAACACGAAAGATAATTGAAACATGTGACGCCTCGTCACCGAGCGTCACGCGTTTTAATTATCTCTCGTTTCCGAGCTCGAGCGGAGTAATGGCGACCGATCGTGCGCGACCTCTAACTTTTAAGTTCTGATTTTAAGATGGGAAACCAATCAAAAATCGGAAAGGTCGACGCGTATGAGATATACTGACATTGGAAATGTGAAGTATCTGACCGAATGAGCTATAGCCCCGTTCGACGATCTATAAGAGTGACAAGGAAAGAACAATCGATAAAATTGACGGACTGGCGGACGGTCGGCCACGTGCCACGAGGAGCCGGAAATCGCGTGTTCGCGATCTTTATCATTCAAAAGTCGATTGAATCTTTCGGACCTATCTCGTGGCGCGAAGTCGACGTTGAACCCGGCGGAGGCCGCTTCCAAACGGCCGACCGTCCGTATTTTGTGGCATTAGTACAAAGTTTAAGAAGCGGATGGCTAAATCCAGTTTTGTGAGTAAAACGTGTCAAACACAATGGAAAGATAATTTTATCGCGTGTTACAATTTTCATTGATCGAGACGCCTGAGGACCTTTCCTCCTCATTCTCTGTTTCTCGATCAACGGAAATAAGGAGAATATAAGGAGAGTTGTGCGCCGAAAGAGGAGACGTACAGGGAAAAACAAAGAGATGAACCGGGACCGCGGCGAGCTTCGGAAGCTCGACGGGTTCTCCTGGCTTTTTCTTTTTCGCTGGATGTCGCGGGAACGCGAGACAATGGGGATAGGAGAAGAGAGTAGCAGCGAACGTTTGAAAGATCAAACGCGATGTCGAAACGGGTTGGAAGAGGAACGACCGAGTTTTCTAAATAAGAAGAGAAAGGAAACGGAAAGGGGAAGCGTttagagagcgagaaagagagagaaagaagagtgTGTTGTGTGTTAAGAATGGAAATTGAGGACAGTTTGACTTGGGAAGATAATGAAGAGTATAAGTTTATTTTTGATACATTGTTGGGGAGAACCAAGTGAGtctttctttttcaatttttttgttAGATGTTTTATAATAACTTAATGAATTTTAACGATATTGAAAGCGAGGAGGTGTGATGGAGAAGTAAGGAGGGTATAGTGGGGGAGagtaaaaaagaaagagagcgatctttttaaatatatatataaagatctATCTCTTATCTCTATTTAAAAACATTGCTCCCTTTTTTCGGGAGGAGGAAGGTAAACGGCGAAAGAGAGTATAGCGAAGAGAATAGAAGCGAAGTGTTTTTCGTAAAAAAtatgagaaaaatgaaaaataaaaatgaatggagggagagagagacagttAACTTTAACTTAAATAGATGAAaaaggagaagagagagaaaaaaaaataagatGAGACGGCGCGCAGCTTTTTGCGCTGTGCGTCCGTCGCTCGTCAtcggggagggagggagggggggtgGATAAAGGAGATTTTAGTCTGGTAAATTGTatagtatatttaatatatttggaGAAAACGGCGGCGCCGGGCCCACACGGCGAGGACGCGTCATCTTTTCGACGGCCAGCGACAGGACGATTCGGGCTCGcagttttatgcgacgcgaacTTGTTGTCGCTGTCTGGAAAGCCCTCCTCGCCTGCAGCCCCACGCCGACGTGTTTATTTATCAATCGTAAATATTTAATGAAAgaggtaaaaaaaaaagaaatgaaatgaaacatAAAAGGAAAGAAATAGAATAACAGTTTATAGAAAAGGAAAAATAAGAAAACAatgagaaacgatgaaagtgCCAAGGAAAACAAACACAGTATAAAACGCACACACGCAGCAAATGTCAAGACCCAGGTAGAACAATGTAAAAACCAAACCAATAACCGTTTCACACGAGACACATAAGGGAAAGTAAACAATTGAGAAGAAACAAAAGAACACCAGCAGGGATCACGCATACGAGAACAAGTTAGAAAAGTTAATAAACATATCTGCCACCATCATTGTCACCGTTACCAACAACAATTAACAACCCTCGACAACAATTAACAAGAACGAAGATAAagatatttgtttataaaacacgaaacgaaaagaaaaacaatCATTCACGCTATTTCCAGATCACTTGACGCTCCTTTTTCCTGAAACGATGCACACGTGGAGATATCTTATAcgttttgaaattaaatcgtttatttcggccAAAAACAATCAAAATTGCTCAGAGAGAACGAAGGAAATTTTAGCAGACAAAAGAGAGAAAGCACGACGCGAGTACGAGACAACACAATCGCTCTTCTCAGCAGGAACGTCGCGTTGTCGCGAGCGAAACCGACTTCGTTCCGACAACGATCGCCCCACCAAGGGGTGAGTTTTACCAAAAAGAGATGTTCCGAGAAAGGTTTCGGAATATCTGTTTCTGATAAATCTCacgaaatagaaaaaaaaattgaaaaaaacatgTACGTACGAGAAAAGGaggaaaacaaaaaaaaaaggaagaaacgaAAATTCGTAAATTCGTAATCTGCCCCGCGGTGTGCGAACACGTTATATATACCTTTCGCTGGTTCATCGATCTTTGATTCATTTTTTTCGGTTGCGTAAAACATTTCTGAGCCGACACTTCAAACGGAATTGGAGGAAAGGGAAAATTTTGGAAAGTAGATACTTGGAGTCTGTAGTGTTGGAACGAATAGAGAAACTCAACGACACCCTCAACGACTTCATTGCTCGCTCACACTTCTTGCACCCCTATCACGATGAAGGGAGGAGAACGAAGGAAAATTTTCGAAGACGAATTCGCGGAAAGATGATGAATGAATACTAAACGCAAACGTTTTAGCAACGACAACGATTACAAAGCAAAAAAAGAAAACCCTGTCCACACGGAAGAGAGAAGAAGCACAGCCGTCGCGACAAACACGAGAACGGGAAAAAAAATGCTACTTTTTTCGGACGATTCCTCAGCACAGCACTTCGAACGCCAAAAAATGAAAAGGGTAGAGAAAAGATGATGAGATACGTCGGGATTTTGGAGACGAACGAGGAGGGGGCAAGAAGCACCCTCGCTCtcgaaaaatgtacaaatcaaagtaacaaagtgaagaaaataaaaaggatgagaaaaaaatgacggatcatcattttttttatcatccttcttatttaataatgaataacttaattgaagaaagaaagagaagagTTTTAACGTTATAAATTATTGTGAGCGTGAATTAAGGGGTTATATTACGATTAGAGGTAATTTAATCTACTTGGATAAGGAAAATCCACAatgaaatgtacaaataaatttaTTGCTAAATCTAAATGTTAGTATTCTAGAATATTTTACCGTCGAaatgagaaaaagaaaaatgaatcgTGTTTATCGATTTAGATTCGAGGAAATTTATCCGGCGAAATAAGGAGATGAATTTATAAAAACAAGGAAAAAACAATGCAAAGATCTTATCGAGCATTTTCTAAAGTAAAAAAAGCAAAAAacgtaaaaaaaaagataatgaAGTACATACAGACAAAGCAAAATTTCATCGACCAGAATATTGGGGAAACAGATATCAGAGTATCTTTCTTACCGGAAGTGCGAATATCCGTGCGCAAACATTCAAGTATTCGATCGTATGCGAGCCCCGCGAGCATATGCGGCGAAAGGAACAGAGGGTTGTAAACAGAGAAACATAAAAGAGTAAgcgcttctttttcttttcgtaTGAACGTCCAGAATATCGTCAACGTATCTCCGACGACTGTTGTTAAGCTTTTATCGACCTTTTTAACCATGTTCTTACTAACGTAGAATAGCGGAACGCGATCTTTTGTACGATTTTTTACGAAATCCATTTCTCGAGTACTCGCTTTGAATCCGTCGAGGAGAAAGCGCGGTTCATCACACAGCTCCACGGCCGACGAAACGAAGAAAACACgcgaaaaa
This genomic stretch from Megalopta genalis isolate 19385.01 chromosome 5, iyMegGena1_principal, whole genome shotgun sequence harbors:
- the Imp gene encoding IGF-II mRNA-binding protein isoform X2, with the translated sequence MSMDKFAEGGMLQKEMERLEIEEKNGDTTSGAGTKVLASNFPIHTRVEDIETLFGNCGQLQSVEKLSSRDPNTQTVLVVYETPEQAQQAVSQFNGHEYEGSALKVEMSAAESRRRGRSQRSGVAYSGVSGSGRQTDFPLRILVQSDMVGAIIGRQGSTIRQITQMTRARVDVHRKDNVGAAEKAITIYGNPENCTNACKKILEVMQQEANSINNKSTEITLRILAHNNLIGRMIGKGGTTIKRIMQDTDTKITVSSINDINNFNVERIITVKGSIDNMSKAESMISNKLRQSYENDLQALTPQSTMFPGLHPMAMMSTASIGYNSRGPALYGSGHIPYPYQASLPTQQGVPAADTQETVFLYIPNTSVGAIIGTRGSYIRNMIRFSGASVKIAPLEQDKPAEQQTERKVTIVGSPESQWKAQYLIFEKMREEGFASGADDARLMIEILVPSAQVGRIIGKGGQNVRELQRVTGSVIKLSEQQSTSPSADEEATVHIIGPFFSVQSAQRRIRSMVLQPSASGAGAASRAGRGSSQEGGPRSRRDGSATSQQGGATTQQALSSSPSQQQPQNQ
- the Imp gene encoding IGF-II mRNA-binding protein isoform X1, yielding MSKLYVGNLPSDCNESALRQLFQDHNLSCTTILVKRGGYAFIDCADQSVADRAIDKLNGYTYLGSSLVVEPSVASGPKKRGAGTKVLASNFPIHTRVEDIETLFGNCGQLQSVEKLSSRDPNTQTVLVVYETPEQAQQAVSQFNGHEYEGSALKVEMSAAESRRRGRSQRSGVAYSGVSGSGRQTDFPLRILVQSDMVGAIIGRQGSTIRQITQMTRARVDVHRKDNVGAAEKAITIYGNPENCTNACKKILEVMQQEANSINNKSTEITLRILAHNNLIGRMIGKGGTTIKRIMQDTDTKITVSSINDINNFNVERIITVKGSIDNMSKAESMISNKLRQSYENDLQALTPQSTMFPGLHPMAMMSTASIGYNSRGPALYGSGHIPYPYQASLPTQQGVPAADTQETVFLYIPNTSVGAIIGTRGSYIRNMIRFSGASVKIAPLEQDKPAEQQTERKVTIVGSPESQWKAQYLIFEKMREEGFASGADDARLMIEILVPSAQVGRIIGKGGQNVRELQRVTGSVIKLSEQQSTSPSADEEATVHIIGPFFSVQSAQRRIRSMVLQPSASGAGAASRAGRGSSQEGGPRSRRDGSATSQQGGATTQQALSSSPSQQQPQNQ